A region of Malaclemys terrapin pileata isolate rMalTer1 chromosome 5, rMalTer1.hap1, whole genome shotgun sequence DNA encodes the following proteins:
- the LOC128838534 gene encoding LOW QUALITY PROTEIN: alcohol dehydrogenase 1-like (The sequence of the model RefSeq protein was modified relative to this genomic sequence to represent the inferred CDS: inserted 5 bases in 3 codons), giving the protein MEEEEQSLVPLCLPHCGECCSDLNPDTSCCLPDSQTLMPDKTSRFXHVLWIISTFSEYTVVPDSALARIVAAAPRDKICLSGCGFSTCYGAAINTAKVKPGSTCAIFSLGGMGLSVVVGCKAAGASQIIGIDINXKAKELGATEWINPQDFKKPFQEVLFEMTSHGVDYSLEVTGRVDIMAAALASCHLGSGNCMMIQTHPLXISFGPMLPFTGHHWERSFNGWKTKDSIPKSVSSYMEKKCNPDVLMTHTLPFDKINEGFELLRLAKR; this is encoded by the exons ATGGAGGAAGAG gagcAAAGTCTTGTGCCTCTTTGTCTCCCCCACTGTGGGGAATGCTGCTCCGATTTGAATCCAGACACCAGCTGTTG CCTCCCTGATTCACAGACCCTCATGCCAGACAAGACCAGCAGAT ACCATGTCCTGTGGATCATCAGCACCTTCTCAGAATACACAGTTGTGCCTGATTCTGCTCTAGCAAGAattgttgctgctgctcctcgGGATAAAATCTGTCTGTCTGGCTGTGGATTTTCCACCTGTTATGGGGCTGCCATTAATACTGCCAAG GTTAAACCTGGTTCAACTTGTGCCATCTTCAGTTTGGGAGGAATGGGCCTCTCCGTTGTTGTTGGCTGTAAAGCAGCTGGTGCTTCCCAGATCATTGGGATCGACATCAA AAAGGCTAAAGAGTTAGGAGCCACCGAGTGGATCAACCCTCAGGACTTCAAGAAACCTTTTCAGGAGGTGCTGTTTGAGATGACCAGCCATG gTGTGGACTATTCCCTTGAAGTTACTGGACGTGTAGATATTATG GCAGCTGCTTTGGCATCCTGCCACCTGGGCTCTGGGAACTGTATGATGATTCAAACACATCCTTT CATATCCTTTGGCCCTATGCTGCCGTTCACTGGACATCACTGGGAAAGGAGTTTTAATG gtTGGAAGACCAAGGATTCTATCCCCAAATCAGTATCTAGTTATATGGAGAAGAAATGTAATCCAGATGTGCTAATGACCCACACATTACCATTTGACAAAATAAATGAAGGGTTTGAATTGTTACGTTTAGCAAAGAGGTGA